The Fragaria vesca subsp. vesca linkage group LG2, FraVesHawaii_1.0, whole genome shotgun sequence genome includes a window with the following:
- the LOC101295302 gene encoding uncharacterized membrane protein At1g06890-like, giving the protein MGEMTGFQLGVIGALFLSVASSVSIVICNKALMSNLGFPFATTLTSWHLMVTFCTLHVANRLNFFESKSIDMKTVMLFGILNGVSIGLLNLSLGFNSVGFYQMTKLAIIPFTVLVETIFLKKQFSQQIKFSLFLLLVGVGIASVTDLQLNFVGTVLSLLAIITTCVGQILTNTIQKRLNVSSTQLLYHSAPFQAAILFVSGPVVDQFLTKQSVFSHKYSPIVLVFIILSCLIAVSVNFSTFLVIGKTSPVTYQVLGHLKTCLVLGFGYTLLHDPFTERNIIGILVAIFGMGLYSYFCAQENKKKQAADVKDGAPLLSQDKDSHEVKKLTKNSLV; this is encoded by the exons ATGGGAGAAATGACCGGCTTCCAATTGGGCGTTATTGGTGCACTGTTTCTTTCAGTGGCATCATCTGTCTCCATTGTTATATGCAACAAAGCCTTGATGAGCAATCTTGGCTTCCCGTTTG CGACTACACTTACCAGTTGGCATCTCATGGTAACTTTCTGCACACTTCATGTGGCAAATCGTCTCAATTTCTTCGAGAGCAAATCAATTGACATGAAGACTGTCATGCTCTTTGGCATTCTAAATGGTGTTTCAATTGGACTGCTCAATTTGAGTCTGGGATTCAATTCTGTTGGGTTCTACCAG ATGACCAAGCTTGCAATCATACCATTTACTGTGTTAGTAGAGACTATTTTCCTTAAAAAGCAATTCAG CCAGCAGATAAAGTTTTCTCTCTTCCTATTACTAGTCGGAGTTGGCATTGCCTCTGTGACAGACCTCCAGCTCAATTTTGTTGGAACAGTTCTCTCGCTTCTAGCCATCATCACAACCTGTGTTGGCCAAATT CTAACAAACACAATACAGAAGAGGCTCAATGTTTCTTCTACTCAACTGCTCTACCACTCGGCACCTTTTCAAGCAGCTATCCTTTTCGTCTCCGGACCTGTGGTCGATCAGTTCCTCACCAAGCAAAGTGTCTTTTCCCACAAATACTCCCCCATAGTCCTG GTATTCATCATACTCTCTTGCCTAATAGCTGTGTCTGTGAACTTTAGTACCTTTTTGGTGATTGGCAAAACATCACCAGTGACATATCAAGTGCTAGGGCACCTCAAGACATGCCTTGTTCTAGGGTTCGGCTATACATTACTACATGACCCTTTCACTGAGAGGAACATAATCGGAATTCTGGTGGCCATTTTCGGGATGGGACTGTATTCATATTTCTGTGCACAGGAGAACAAAAAGAAACAAGCAGCTGACGTTAAGGATGGTGCTCCACTTTTGAGTCAGGATAAAGATAGCCATGAGGTTAAGAAATTAACCAAGAACTCTCTTGTTTGA
- the LOC101306305 gene encoding uncharacterized protein LOC101306305, which produces MNDESSDDEYEEIVLALVEKSIKEDTPRRRGSIKGRISIQRDRSDAHDRLYADYFRDQPVFPSHIFRQRFRMKRPLFLRIHNAVVNHDSYFVQKRNAAGVLGLSSLQKITAALRMIAYGTSADQVDEYLQIGESIAIVSLKRFVKAVVEIFGDEYLRSPNNDDIVRLLAIGEQRGFRGMLGSIDCMHWKWKNCPKAWHGMYSGHIHEPTIILEAVASNDLWIWHAFFGLPGSHNDINVLEQSSVFAKLAEGHAPEVKYKIMDNEYNMGYYLADGIYPQWATFVKTIPAPQGRKHKHIADLQEGYRKDVERAFGVLQARFAIIRGPVRFWNQEDLANIMTACVIMHNMIIEDERKDNRNIHQLHKDYDNVPRGPPIPSVSREPTSSFMEFLANHDRIRDRQTHSQLQKDLIEHLWKLHGDYDNN; this is translated from the exons ATGAACGACGAATCCTCTGATGATGAGTATGAAGAAATTGTGCTTGCTCTTGTTGAAAAATCCATCAAGGAAGACACACCTCGTCGACGTGGTTCTATTAAAG GTCGCATAAGTATCCAGCGTGATCGAAGTGATGCACATGACAGGCTTTATGCAGACTACTTTAGAGATCAGCCCGTATTCCCGAGTCATATATTTAGACAGAGGTTTCGTATGAAACGACCTCTGTTCTTGCGAATTCATAACGCAGTGGTAAATCATGATTCTTATTTTGTTCAGAAAAGAAATGCCGCTGGAGTTCTTGGTTTGTCATCCCTCCAAAAAATTACAGCTGCACTAAGAATGATTGCTTATGGTACGTCGGCCGATCAAGTTGATGAATATCTACAAATTGGAGAAAGTATAGCTATTGTTAGTCTTAAGAGATTTGTTAAGGCAGTAGTTGAAATTTTTGGTGATGAGTACCTTAGATCACCAAACAACGATGACATTGTGAGATTGCTTGCTATAGGCGAACAACGTGGTTTCCGTGGAATGTTGGGGAGCATTGACTGTATGCATTGGAAATGGAAGAATTGTCCTAAAGCATGGCATGGTATGTATTCTGGTCACATCCATGAACCGACGATTATATTGGAAGCAGTGGCATCAAATGATCTTTGGATATGGCATGCCTTCTTTGGACTCCCAGGATCTCATAATGACATTAATGTGTTAGAGCAATCATCTGTGTTTGCTAAACTTGCTGAAGGACATGCTCCTGAAGTGAAATACAAAATCATGGACAATGAATACAACATGGGATACTATCTTGCTGATGGGATATATCCACAATGGGCAACATTTGTTAAAACTATTCCGGCTCCACAAGGGAGAAAACACAAACATATTGCTGACCTTCAAGAGGGATATCGAAAAGATGTTGAGCGAGCATTTGGGGTGTTACAAGCACGTTTTGCAATTATACGAGGGCCGGTACGTTTTTGGAATCAAGAAGACTTAGCAAATATTATGACAGCTTGTGTAATCATGCATAACATGATCATTGAGGACGAGAGAAAGGACAATCGAAACATTCATCAGCTACACAAAGATTACGACAATGTGCCTAGAGGTCCACCTATACCATCAGTGTCGCGTGAGCCTACATCCTCATTCATGGAATTCCTTGCAAATCATGACCGTATTAGAGATAGACAAACTCATTCTCAACTCCAGAAGGATCTAATCGAGCACCTGTGGAAGCTTCACGGAGATTATGACAATAATTAA
- the LOC101306014 gene encoding glutathione S-transferase T3-like → MGSKNHAYFTNLLTTPVLDDSLIENDGLNNNNGYMSSQVPAMTSDIPPQNQPSKKKRERASNYSVQEDNQLVAAWLNVGLDPIKGNDKKSTTYWERIATYYHKHKDFVSDRDSASLQHRWQNIQYAVNKFCGCWEQIENRPKSGESYEDKLLRAKDKYKNDEHGAFQHEHNWNSLRYTQKWISFSHKKAANAEGKKRKSLNPEVCASPIVLDEGNAATPEPSIMDRPIGQKQAKELLKKEKVKDNITSQLELLREMKSEAERKKEERFQLSVYQEQKLLSLKEKKEQAKQQREDDKIMFTNMDTLSPMQAAYIRDRQAEIMAKRGLPSSN, encoded by the exons ATGGGTTCTAAAAATCATGCATATTTTACCAATCTCCTCACCACTCCAGTACTTGATGACTCTTTGATCGAAAACGATGGCTTAAACAATAATAATGGTTACATGTCTTCTCAAGTACCTGCTATGACATCTGACATACCTCCTCAAAATCAACCATCTAAAAAGAAAAGAGAACGAGCTTCTAACTACTCGGTTCAAGAAGACAATCAACTTGTCGCCGCATGGCTCAACGTTGGCTTAGATCCAATAAAAGGAAATGATAAAAAAAGTACAACATATTGGGAGCGAATTGCAACATACTATCATAAACACAAGGATTTTGTAAGCGATAGGGATTCTGCTTCTCTACAACATCGTTGGCAAAATATTCAATATGCTGTTAATAAGTTTTGTGGATGCTGGGAACAAATTGAAAATCGACCAAAGAGTGGTGAGAGTTATGAAGATAAG CTTCTACGTGCAAAAGATAAGTACAAAAATGATGAACACGGGGCATTTCAGCACGAACATAACTGGAATTCCTTGAGGTACACGCAAAAATGGATATCCTTTAGTCACAAGAAAGCTGCAAATGCTGAAGGTAAAAAGAGGAAGTCTCTAAATCCTGAAGTTTGTGCGTCCCCAATTGTTTTAGACGAAGGCAATGCTGCAACTCCTGAACCTTCAATCATGGACCGGCCGATAGGTCAAAAACAAGCGAAAGAATTGCTGAAGAAAGAAAAGGTAAAAGATAATATCACTTCACAGTTGGAACTATTAAGGGAAATGAAATCAGAAGCTGAGCGTAAGAAAGAAGAGCGTTTCCAATTGAGTGTTTATCAGGAACAGAAGCTACTTAGCCTCAAGGAGAAAAAAGAACAAGCGAAACAACAACGAGAGGATGATAAGATCATGTTTACAAATATGGATACCTTGAGTCCAATGCAAGCAGCATATATTAGAGATCGGCAGGCAGAAATCATGGCAAAAAGAGGACTTCCAAGTTCCAACTGA